From one Shewanella sp. GD04112 genomic stretch:
- a CDS encoding pirin family protein, with protein MSQMQTSPFYGGPRECPVEDGRIQIQQIAPKISDVGGIPVARAIPQKPRRLIGPWCFLDHIGPVSDGPLMNVGEHPHIGLQTFTWMLEGEIMHRDSLGSAQVIRPKQVNLMTAGHGIAHTEESVEGHRTMHAVQLWIALPLEHKDTAPRFDHYPQLPTWQEAGAEFTLLIGSWKDKQAPTQHFSPIVALDIFAAEATQLTLRLDPRFEYGLMPLEGRFDIDDEAFDNNNLAYLGMLRESVTLELHPGARLLLIGGAPLADTVSIWWNFVGHSKEDIASAQADWEAKSPRFATVPGYNGKRLIPPPIPW; from the coding sequence ATGAGTCAAATGCAAACATCGCCATTTTACGGCGGCCCAAGGGAATGCCCCGTCGAAGATGGGCGGATCCAAATCCAGCAAATTGCCCCAAAAATCAGTGATGTGGGCGGGATACCCGTGGCGCGGGCGATTCCGCAAAAACCGCGTCGACTCATAGGACCTTGGTGTTTTCTGGATCATATTGGCCCAGTCTCCGACGGCCCCTTAATGAATGTGGGCGAGCATCCCCATATCGGCCTTCAAACCTTCACTTGGATGCTGGAGGGGGAAATCATGCACAGGGACAGCCTAGGTAGCGCCCAAGTGATCCGCCCAAAGCAGGTCAATCTGATGACCGCGGGCCATGGCATAGCCCACACCGAAGAGTCCGTCGAAGGTCATCGCACTATGCATGCGGTGCAGCTATGGATTGCGCTGCCGCTGGAACACAAAGACACAGCCCCTAGATTCGACCATTATCCCCAGCTGCCGACTTGGCAGGAGGCGGGCGCGGAATTCACCCTATTGATTGGCTCGTGGAAGGATAAACAGGCGCCCACACAACACTTTTCGCCGATCGTCGCGCTTGATATCTTCGCAGCAGAGGCCACTCAACTAACACTCAGGCTGGATCCGCGATTTGAATATGGCCTAATGCCCCTCGAAGGCCGATTCGATATCGACGACGAGGCCTTTGATAACAATAACCTCGCTTACCTTGGCATGCTGCGCGAGAGTGTGACGCTCGAGCTTCACCCTGGCGCACGTTTGCTGCTGATTGGCGGCGCGCCCCTCGCCGACACCGTCAGTATTTGGTGGAATTTTGTCGGCCACAGCAAGGAAGATATCGCCAGCGCCCAAGCCGATTGGGAGGCCAAGTCACCACGTTTTGCCACAGTGCCGGGTTATAACGGCAAACGCTTAATACCGCCGCCCATCCCTTGGTAA
- a CDS encoding TrkH family potassium uptake protein, translating to MVQWHPSLTLEHTPKSGKKLFGAPPFILSVSFALLILLGTCLLKLPIATESPITWLQSLFTVTSAVTVTGLVVVDTGSVFTPFGQVIIALLIQCGGLGLMTFAIVTLIALGGKIGFLQQTVAKEAFNQTDTSTLVSTAKAVLVFSLLVEAVGMLILSVYWSGELGWQTSLFHGFFYTISAFNNAGFALSPDSLIPYVADPVVNLTITGLFIVGGLGFSVWIDLKRNKRWSKLTVYSRMMITGTILINAVAVIAIYLIEYNNPNTLAPLSELGKWLASWFQAVTPRTAGFNTLPIDQLEDGSTLLILVLMFIGGGSLSTASGIKVVTFMVLILATYGYLRRDEAVYVFKREIPKDTISKALALTMISIGVTWLAIFALVLTEKAPIMDIAFEAVSALGTVGLSRGLTGNLSSAGQGIIIFMMFMGRLGPLMLAYFLANPRVKKLRYAETKLAIG from the coding sequence GTGGTTCAATGGCACCCTTCGCTCACCCTAGAGCACACACCTAAAAGCGGTAAAAAACTCTTTGGCGCGCCGCCTTTTATCTTAAGTGTCAGTTTTGCTCTGCTGATCTTACTTGGCACTTGCTTGCTTAAACTGCCCATCGCCACCGAGTCGCCCATTACTTGGCTGCAAAGCCTCTTTACCGTGACCTCGGCGGTGACGGTCACAGGGCTTGTGGTCGTCGATACAGGCAGTGTGTTCACGCCCTTTGGCCAAGTGATTATCGCGCTGTTAATTCAATGCGGCGGCCTAGGTTTGATGACCTTTGCCATCGTCACACTGATAGCACTTGGCGGTAAGATAGGTTTCTTGCAGCAAACGGTGGCGAAAGAAGCGTTTAATCAAACCGATACCTCCACCTTAGTCTCGACCGCTAAGGCCGTGCTGGTGTTTTCACTATTGGTTGAAGCTGTGGGTATGCTGATTTTATCTGTCTACTGGAGCGGCGAATTGGGCTGGCAAACCAGCCTATTTCATGGCTTCTTTTATACCATTAGCGCCTTTAATAACGCGGGTTTTGCCCTAAGCCCAGATAGTTTAATCCCCTATGTGGCCGACCCAGTCGTTAACCTCACTATTACGGGTTTATTTATTGTGGGCGGCCTTGGGTTTTCGGTGTGGATTGACCTCAAGCGCAATAAACGTTGGTCGAAGCTCACCGTCTACAGCCGCATGATGATTACCGGCACCATACTGATCAATGCCGTAGCAGTGATAGCCATTTACCTGATTGAGTACAACAACCCCAACACCCTCGCGCCCTTAAGCGAACTCGGCAAATGGTTAGCCTCTTGGTTTCAAGCCGTAACCCCTCGCACCGCAGGCTTTAACACCCTGCCCATAGACCAACTCGAGGATGGTTCCACCCTATTGATTTTAGTGTTGATGTTTATCGGCGGCGGCTCCCTCAGCACCGCCAGCGGCATTAAAGTCGTGACCTTTATGGTGCTTATTCTCGCCACCTACGGCTATTTACGCCGCGATGAAGCAGTGTATGTGTTTAAGCGCGAAATCCCCAAAGACACCATTAGCAAGGCACTCGCCCTAACGATGATCTCCATCGGCGTCACTTGGCTGGCAATATTCGCCCTCGTGCTCACCGAAAAAGCCCCAATTATGGATATCGCCTTCGAAGCCGTATCCGCCCTCGGCACAGTTGGGCTATCCCGCGGATTAACAGGCAATTTATCCAGTGCAGGCCAAGGCATTATCATCTTTATGATGTTTATGGGGCGCCTCGGCCCATTGATGTTGGCCTACTTCCTTGCCAACCCAAGGGTAAAAAAGCTGCGCTATGCAGAAACCAAATTAGCAATTGGCTAA
- a CDS encoding TrkA family potassium uptake protein has product MAHFTVIGLGRFGVAASLELIHLGHTVTGVDSDPKIVEKYVESLTEAVICDCADEASLRELDLTNCEAVLVAIGEDMQSSLLCTLALKNLGVQTIWVKASTKAHHTIVSKLGVARIIHPEEEMGIRVAQSLNYPMVNNFLAIGDGLYIVEIHIKAQLHHTTVGQLLGSLQEHSADEQTNVPRNPKGKVAALMVKREHNVFSKIDSDFSLHTEDALFLCGSRAELKQLAPRLV; this is encoded by the coding sequence ATGGCACATTTTACTGTCATCGGATTAGGCCGCTTCGGCGTTGCCGCGAGCCTCGAACTCATCCACTTAGGCCACACGGTTACCGGTGTCGATAGCGACCCTAAAATCGTTGAAAAATATGTAGAAAGTCTTACCGAAGCGGTGATTTGCGACTGCGCCGATGAGGCGTCGCTGCGCGAACTCGATCTGACCAACTGCGAGGCCGTGCTGGTCGCTATCGGTGAGGATATGCAGTCTAGCCTGCTGTGCACGCTGGCACTGAAAAACCTCGGCGTGCAGACGATTTGGGTCAAGGCCAGCACCAAGGCGCACCATACCATAGTGTCGAAACTCGGCGTTGCCCGCATTATTCATCCCGAGGAAGAAATGGGGATCCGCGTCGCCCAGTCGCTTAACTATCCTATGGTGAATAACTTTCTCGCCATCGGCGACGGGCTTTATATTGTTGAAATCCATATTAAAGCCCAGTTGCATCACACCACTGTTGGCCAACTGCTCGGGAGCTTGCAGGAGCACAGCGCCGATGAGCAAACCAATGTCCCACGCAATCCTAAGGGCAAGGTAGCGGCGCTGATGGTTAAGCGTGAGCACAACGTATTTAGCAAGATTGATAGCGACTTTAGCCTGCACACAGAGGATGCCCTATTCCTCTGCGGTAGCCGTGCCGAGTTAAAACAGCTCGCACCAAGGTTGGTGTAA
- a CDS encoding DUF4118 domain-containing protein has protein sequence MTFANTASINQYWRTHPALFTAMLLMIALLTSYLIDHFSGSAIAVLLILQLAVVAVALQCSANYAYFVAVFGAVSFNFLFTTPRYSLQMFNVEDIVNLSVFLLVALTSSKLAEHYRRQQQALEQAQLRNSILLSVSHDLRTPLATIIGTLTTLKEYQAKLSPEQNEELIDSAAAESHRLHQYIENLLQATKLQHGALKFSLDEANLREVLQRTIARFQTAQPRIQIHSEPELPPLMICSSLIEQAIFNVLDNALRYSPAELPVTVNLYRHQQMLRIDIQDLGQGIAPADAEAIFELFYRQHPSTDGGAGLGLAVAKGIITAHRGSIGAESVAQGSLIRIALPITTEAA, from the coding sequence ATGACTTTTGCAAATACAGCCTCCATCAACCAATACTGGCGCACGCATCCCGCGTTATTTACCGCCATGTTGTTAATGATTGCTCTGCTCACTAGCTATTTGATTGATCACTTTTCAGGCTCGGCCATTGCCGTACTGCTTATCCTGCAATTAGCCGTGGTCGCCGTGGCCCTGCAATGCAGCGCCAACTACGCCTATTTTGTGGCCGTGTTTGGCGCTGTAAGTTTCAATTTTTTATTTACCACGCCGCGCTATTCGTTGCAGATGTTCAACGTCGAAGACATAGTCAATCTAAGCGTGTTTTTGCTGGTCGCCCTCACTAGCAGCAAGTTAGCCGAACATTATCGCCGCCAGCAGCAAGCGCTCGAACAGGCACAGCTCAGAAACAGTATTTTACTCTCGGTCTCCCACGATTTACGCACGCCGCTTGCGACCATTATCGGCACCTTAACCACACTGAAGGAATACCAAGCTAAACTCAGCCCAGAGCAAAACGAGGAGCTTATCGACTCGGCCGCCGCCGAGAGCCATAGGCTGCACCAATATATTGAAAACCTCTTGCAGGCGACCAAGTTACAACATGGCGCACTCAAATTTAGCCTAGACGAAGCCAATCTACGCGAAGTGCTACAGCGCACTATTGCCCGCTTTCAAACCGCGCAACCTAGGATCCAAATTCATAGTGAGCCAGAACTTCCGCCATTAATGATTTGCAGCTCTTTGATTGAACAGGCGATTTTTAATGTGCTCGACAATGCCCTGCGCTACTCGCCCGCAGAACTGCCTGTCACGGTAAATCTGTACCGCCACCAACAGATGCTGCGCATCGATATTCAAGACTTAGGACAAGGCATAGCGCCAGCCGACGCCGAGGCCATTTTCGAACTGTTCTATCGTCAACATCCCTCGACCGATGGCGGTGCGGGATTAGGCCTAGCGGTCGCCAAAGGCATTATTACCGCCCACAGGGGTAGCATCGGCGCCGAAAGTGTTGCCCAAGGCAGCCTGATCCGCATCGCTTTACCCATAACCACGGAGGCGGCATAA
- a CDS encoding MFS transporter: protein MTPASASSPHEPLPTSVFLAIFSAVFLPMFLAAVDQTLLATATPAIVEDLGGLRQASWITIGYMLAMAASVPIYGWLGDNFGRAKILMIALVVFALGSIVSASAGAMDHMIAGRILQGLGGGGLMSLSQSLVGELVPIRQRARFQGYFAAMFTLASVGGPVIGGFVVHAYSWHWLFWANIPLVMLAVWRLNRLHKQSIKPVRQGRFDLLGVLLFPTIITALLYWLSVAGQDFAWLSTTSLGFMGFICVGALVLLWWERRRESPFLPLDLLANKAIYMPLFTAALFAACLFAMIFFLPIYLQVGLHTNPAKTGLLLMPMTFGIVTGSTIAGRLLSRDVAPKWLPTFGMSLAFIGLLLIGLVPPNANLIGALGVLVGIGLGTVMPSVQLVVQSVSGKARLSQITAMVSLSRSMGAAIGTALFSLLLYGLLPLDGAQVGIAAIKQLPIEVVHHAFQWGFIAAALVALSSAIVGYFSPATALRDHE, encoded by the coding sequence ATGACCCCAGCGTCTGCTTCGTCCCCTCATGAGCCTCTGCCCACCTCGGTTTTTCTGGCGATTTTCTCCGCCGTATTCTTACCCATGTTTCTGGCGGCGGTCGATCAGACCCTACTCGCCACCGCCACCCCTGCGATAGTGGAAGATCTTGGCGGCCTCAGGCAAGCCTCGTGGATCACTATCGGTTATATGCTGGCGATGGCGGCCAGTGTGCCTATTTACGGCTGGCTAGGGGATAACTTTGGCCGCGCTAAAATCCTGATGATCGCCTTAGTGGTGTTTGCGTTGGGTTCAATTGTTTCCGCCAGTGCTGGGGCTATGGACCATATGATTGCCGGGCGGATACTCCAAGGCCTCGGCGGTGGCGGGCTGATGAGTCTGTCCCAATCCCTGGTAGGGGAATTGGTGCCGATACGGCAAAGGGCGCGTTTTCAGGGCTATTTTGCCGCTATGTTTACCCTCGCCAGTGTTGGCGGCCCTGTGATTGGTGGCTTTGTGGTGCATGCCTATTCTTGGCACTGGTTATTTTGGGCGAATATTCCTTTGGTCATGCTGGCGGTTTGGCGACTTAATCGCTTGCATAAACAGAGTATTAAACCCGTGCGGCAAGGGCGGTTTGACTTACTCGGCGTGCTGTTATTTCCCACGATCATCACGGCGCTGCTGTATTGGTTGTCAGTGGCGGGGCAAGACTTTGCTTGGCTATCGACCACAAGTTTAGGCTTTATGGGATTTATCTGTGTGGGCGCCCTAGTGCTCTTGTGGTGGGAGCGTCGGCGAGAGAGTCCTTTCTTACCGCTGGATTTACTCGCCAATAAAGCCATTTATATGCCGCTCTTCACGGCCGCGCTGTTTGCCGCCTGCCTGTTTGCGATGATCTTCTTTTTACCCATTTACCTGCAGGTCGGTCTGCACACCAATCCGGCCAAAACGGGCTTGCTGCTGATGCCAATGACCTTTGGCATTGTCACAGGTTCCACCATCGCTGGCAGGCTGTTGAGTCGGGATGTGGCGCCTAAATGGTTGCCGACCTTCGGCATGAGCTTGGCCTTTATCGGTTTGCTCTTAATCGGTTTAGTGCCGCCGAATGCGAATCTTATCGGCGCTTTAGGTGTGCTGGTGGGCATTGGCTTAGGGACTGTGATGCCCAGCGTACAGCTAGTGGTGCAGAGCGTGTCGGGCAAGGCGCGTTTAAGTCAAATCACCGCCATGGTGTCCTTGAGTCGTTCCATGGGCGCGGCAATTGGTACGGCTTTATTCAGTCTGTTGCTATATGGCTTATTACCGCTCGACGGGGCGCAGGTGGGAATTGCGGCAATAAAGCAGTTACCCATAGAGGTTGTGCATCACGCCTTCCAATGGGGTTTTATCGCGGCGGCTCTGGTGGCACTCAGCTCGGCGATTGTGGGTTATTTCTCGCCTGCGACTGCGCTTAGGGATCATGAGTAG
- a CDS encoding IS3-like element ISSpu6 family transposase (programmed frameshift): protein MARYSPERKEAILKKLLPPHNLTVAEVAREEGIAVQTLYHWRDIARKEGRPVPGKTLTADDWSAEAKLAVIIETAPLSEAEINQYCREKGLFREQVQQWKQDCLAGFQTSEVQTKTIKQQAKADKAEIKSLQRELRYKEKALAEAAALLVLRKKPQCALGGRQRGELTPLPERIALIALIQEAYTNGARLYKACAETGLSKRTYRRWYREGQVQADLRPTAARPEPANKLEEHERQQILSVCNQAEYASLPPSQIVPTLLDNGIYIASESSFYRVLNAHGQLNHRGRTQAAVNRSKPLSYRADGPNQVWSWDITYLASIVKGQFYYLYLFEDIYSRKIVGYEVHEQESGEYAAALIQRCLLREQCFNTPLVLHSDNGAPMKSLTMKAKLEELGITASLSRPRVSNDNPFSESLFKTLKYRPQWPASGFSCLATAREWVEKFVTWYNDEHKHSQLNFVSPGQRHALQDGAILAKRKKVLEAAKERKPMRWSTEIRNCEAVGAVTLNPDKAPEEGVINAA from the exons ATGGCTCGGTATTCACCAGAACGTAAAGAAGCGATCCTTAAAAAATTATTACCTCCTCACAACTTAACGGTCGCAGAGGTCGCTCGGGAAGAAGGCATCGCGGTGCAAACCTTGTATCATTGGCGAGATATTGCCAGAAAAGAAGGTCGCCCCGTGCCAGGTAAAACATTAACAGCCGATGATTGGTCGGCTGAAGCAAAACTTGCCGTGATTATTGAAACAGCGCCGCTGTCGGAAGCGGAGATAAACCAGTATTGCCGTGAAAAGGGCTTGTTCCGCGAGCAAGTACAGCAGTGGAAACAGGATTGTTTAGCTGGTTTTCAAACCTCAGAAGTACAAACTAAAACCATTAAACAGCAGGCTAAGGCTGACAAAGCCGAAATCAAATCGCTGCAACGGGAATTGCGCTATAAGGAGAAAGCGCTGGCTGAAGCTGCTGCGTTACTGGTGCTCAGAAAAAAGC CTCAATGCGCTCTGGGGGGACGACAGCGAGGAGAGCTAACCCCCTTGCCTGAGCGCATAGCATTGATTGCCTTAATCCAAGAGGCCTATACCAATGGTGCTCGCCTTTATAAGGCTTGTGCTGAAACGGGCCTCAGTAAGCGTACCTATCGACGTTGGTATCGAGAAGGTCAAGTGCAAGCTGATTTAAGGCCAACAGCAGCTCGACCAGAGCCAGCAAATAAACTCGAAGAACATGAGCGACAACAGATATTAAGTGTGTGCAATCAAGCGGAGTACGCCAGCTTACCCCCGTCGCAAATTGTGCCAACATTATTAGATAACGGGATTTATATCGCCTCGGAATCCAGCTTCTACAGAGTGTTAAATGCTCATGGTCAACTTAACCATCGTGGCCGCACTCAGGCTGCGGTCAATCGAAGCAAACCGTTGAGTTATCGGGCAGATGGGCCGAATCAAGTGTGGTCATGGGACATCACTTATTTAGCCTCAATCGTCAAAGGCCAGTTCTACTATTTGTACCTGTTTGAAGATATTTACAGTAGAAAAATAGTGGGTTACGAAGTTCATGAGCAAGAAAGTGGGGAATATGCCGCTGCGCTAATCCAACGCTGTCTGTTACGCGAGCAATGCTTTAACACGCCATTAGTGCTGCATTCTGATAATGGGGCGCCGATGAAGTCACTGACCATGAAAGCCAAGCTGGAAGAGCTTGGTATTACGGCATCATTAAGTCGGCCGCGGGTGAGTAATGACAACCCCTTTTCAGAGTCGTTATTTAAAACGTTGAAATACCGCCCACAGTGGCCGGCATCAGGTTTTAGCTGCTTAGCAACAGCAAGAGAATGGGTGGAAAAGTTTGTAACCTGGTACAACGATGAGCATAAACACAGCCAGCTAAATTTTGTCTCACCAGGGCAACGTCATGCACTGCAAGATGGCGCTATTTTAGCGAAGCGCAAGAAAGTGCTTGAGGCGGCGAAGGAAAGAAAACCGATGCGTTGGTCTACAGAGATCAGAAATTGTGAAGCGGTTGGCGCTGTAACACTCAACCCAGATAAGGCACCAGAAGAAGGCGTAATAAATGCAGCTTAA
- a CDS encoding sulfite exporter TauE/SafE family protein: protein MLTDPVFWLVAIPAVLITGISKSGFAGGVGGLTVPLLALAISPATAAAIMLPLLIYMDFLSVRSWWGQHNPRQLWILLPSAIVGIGIAYWLFDRLNEDYLRAILGCVSLGFGLYGLILGDKTQATPSPLVGRLCGLTAGFTSFVAHAGGPPLNAYLLPLRLAKPEFLATAVVFFAVVNLVKLVPYSLLGQINQGNILISLLLAPLAWLGVKLGLAIQDKISDRLFKRIILILMVLVGIRLLWTAL from the coding sequence ATGTTAACAGACCCTGTTTTTTGGCTGGTGGCGATTCCTGCGGTGTTGATCACTGGGATCTCTAAATCGGGTTTTGCCGGCGGAGTCGGTGGCTTGACCGTGCCCCTGTTAGCGCTGGCCATTAGCCCGGCAACCGCGGCGGCAATCATGTTGCCATTGCTGATTTATATGGATTTTTTAAGTGTTCGCTCCTGGTGGGGCCAACATAATCCTCGCCAATTATGGATCCTTTTACCCTCAGCGATTGTGGGCATAGGCATAGCCTATTGGTTGTTCGACCGCTTAAACGAAGATTACTTACGGGCGATTTTAGGCTGTGTGTCCTTAGGTTTTGGTCTTTATGGCTTGATATTAGGGGATAAAACCCAAGCAACGCCTTCGCCACTCGTGGGGCGACTCTGCGGCTTAACCGCAGGCTTTACCAGCTTTGTGGCCCATGCGGGCGGGCCGCCACTCAATGCCTATTTGCTGCCGTTACGCTTGGCCAAGCCAGAGTTTTTAGCCACGGCAGTGGTATTTTTTGCGGTGGTGAATCTGGTTAAGTTGGTGCCCTATAGTCTGCTCGGGCAAATTAACCAAGGTAACATTCTGATTTCGCTATTACTTGCGCCTTTGGCTTGGTTAGGCGTAAAACTGGGGTTGGCGATTCAAGATAAGATCAGCGATAGGTTGTTTAAACGCATCATCTTGATTTTAATGGTGCTGGTGGGTATTCGTTTATTGTGGACGGCGTTATAG
- a CDS encoding NlpC/P60 family protein, whose amino-acid sequence MKRLLIVILALGLGACASAPEPKPVVKQVEPVSVWNDSNIADFHSEWRGVPYRLGGGTKKGIDCSAFVSVAYQKMLGMTLPRTVEEQQALGKPVARDQLRKGDLVFFKTGWSTHHVGIYVGGNNFLHVSTSQGVKISSLLNSYWASKYWNARRI is encoded by the coding sequence ATGAAACGATTACTGATAGTTATCTTAGCCTTAGGTCTTGGCGCCTGTGCGAGCGCGCCAGAACCTAAGCCTGTGGTGAAGCAAGTTGAACCTGTCTCCGTTTGGAACGATAGCAATATCGCCGATTTCCATTCCGAATGGCGCGGCGTACCCTATCGCCTAGGTGGCGGCACTAAGAAAGGCATCGATTGCTCGGCCTTTGTGTCGGTCGCTTATCAAAAGATGTTGGGCATGACTCTGCCGCGCACTGTGGAAGAACAGCAAGCTCTCGGCAAACCTGTGGCGCGGGACCAACTGCGTAAAGGCGACTTAGTGTTTTTCAAAACGGGTTGGAGCACGCACCATGTCGGCATTTATGTGGGCGGGAATAATTTCCTCCATGTCTCGACGAGCCAAGGGGTGAAAATTTCGAGTCTGCTAAATAGTTATTGGGCATCAAAGTATTGGAATGCAAGGCGAATTTAA
- a CDS encoding DNA sulfur modification protein DndB: MSDKRLVLPCLRGYIGSWTTYSCMMRLTDVGDLIGFANELHQIEKLSDKIQRDLNKDRAQEIKNYLIDNEDRFFNSLVVAVYDGDPNWHGVDNLRPNNEESKKLEFPEYAEECIGFLSVTKKEKFFALDGQHRLAGIKAAIEESSDIGEDLINVIIVAHSNTNQGKIRSRRLFTTLNKKAKLVSKDAIIALDEDDIAACITRKLIESDEYPYFNEQNISFSSGPVRDKTSITSIVNVYDNVQRIVAHKLKVKITELEKFRFRDHENLLDYIDSFFSVNF, encoded by the coding sequence TTGAGCGATAAAAGACTCGTTTTGCCTTGTCTAAGAGGTTATATAGGTAGTTGGACAACCTATAGTTGTATGATGAGGCTCACTGATGTAGGAGATCTCATTGGTTTTGCTAATGAGCTCCATCAAATAGAAAAATTATCTGACAAAATTCAGAGAGATCTTAATAAAGATCGAGCACAGGAAATTAAAAACTATTTAATTGATAATGAAGATAGGTTCTTTAATTCATTAGTGGTTGCCGTTTATGATGGTGATCCAAATTGGCATGGTGTTGATAACCTTCGACCAAATAATGAAGAATCAAAAAAACTAGAATTTCCTGAATATGCCGAAGAATGTATAGGGTTTCTCTCGGTCACAAAAAAAGAAAAATTTTTTGCTTTAGACGGTCAACATAGATTAGCTGGTATTAAAGCTGCAATAGAAGAAAGTTCAGATATTGGTGAAGACTTAATAAACGTAATTATTGTTGCCCATTCAAATACTAATCAAGGGAAAATTCGTTCCAGAAGATTATTTACTACATTAAATAAGAAAGCAAAACTAGTTAGTAAAGATGCAATTATTGCTTTGGATGAAGATGATATAGCAGCATGTATAACAAGAAAGTTAATTGAATCTGATGAGTATCCTTATTTTAATGAACAAAATATTTCCTTTAGCTCTGGACCTGTTAGGGATAAAACAAGCATAACGTCGATTGTTAATGTATATGATAATGTGCAAAGGATTGTGGCTCACAAATTAAAAGTAAAAATTACTGAGTTAGAGAAATTTAGATTTCGAGATCATGAAAATTTGCTCGATTATATTGATAGTTTTTTTTCGGTTAACTTTTAA
- a CDS encoding response regulator transcription factor, whose amino-acid sequence MAYRVLVVDDEPQIHTFMRISLEAEGFEYLSATSIATALKQYQSHQPHLIVLDLGLPDGDGIELLHGLRQQDKTPVLVLTARDQEEEKIRLLEAGANDYLSKPFGIRELIVRIKVLVRDLVDTSSTIDMLQFGPLTLQKSSHQCWLNQQEVALTKKEFALLAQLMSHPGQLLKQSELLRNIWGETHQEDSHYLRILVRQLRKKLNDSDEQQLIKTEPGLGYRLTDLGLP is encoded by the coding sequence ATGGCATATAGGGTCTTAGTAGTGGATGATGAGCCGCAAATCCATACCTTTATGCGGATCTCACTCGAAGCGGAAGGCTTTGAATACTTAAGCGCCACCAGCATAGCCACGGCGCTTAAACAATATCAAAGCCACCAGCCGCACCTTATCGTGCTCGACCTCGGCCTGCCCGATGGCGATGGTATCGAATTGCTCCATGGGCTGCGCCAGCAGGATAAGACCCCAGTGCTAGTGCTCACCGCCCGCGATCAGGAGGAAGAAAAAATCCGCCTACTCGAGGCAGGCGCTAACGATTATCTGAGTAAGCCCTTTGGCATCAGGGAATTAATCGTGCGTATCAAGGTATTAGTCCGTGATCTTGTGGATACCTCAAGCACTATCGATATGCTGCAATTCGGCCCGCTCACCCTACAAAAGAGCAGCCATCAATGCTGGCTCAATCAACAGGAAGTGGCACTAACCAAAAAGGAATTTGCCCTGCTCGCCCAACTCATGTCCCACCCAGGGCAATTACTGAAACAGAGCGAGCTGCTGCGCAATATTTGGGGCGAGACTCACCAGGAAGATAGCCACTACCTGCGGATTCTAGTCCGCCAACTGCGTAAAAAGCTTAACGACAGCGACGAACAACAGCTGATCAAAACCGAGCCCGGTTTAGGGTATCGACTCACCGACCTCGGCCTGCCCTAG